The following are encoded in a window of Nitrospinota bacterium genomic DNA:
- a CDS encoding thiamine pyrophosphate-dependent enzyme, translating into MKGTEAFEVILPLVKDAPIVHANGYICRESFKNQDREGNFYMIGSMGLASSIGLGVALCRPDKKVIIFDGDGNVLMSMGTLAMIAATAPKNLVHVVFDNQVYESTGSQRSLSESVPLEEVARSCGYPVALKVTEKEDLKPAFEKLMAGDGPSFLLIKVDPDFDPATGRVTHTPEEIKARFMKSMN; encoded by the coding sequence ATGAAAGGCACTGAAGCGTTTGAGGTGATCCTGCCCTTGGTGAAGGATGCGCCTATTGTCCATGCGAATGGATACATTTGCCGGGAATCCTTTAAAAACCAGGACCGGGAAGGTAATTTTTATATGATCGGGTCCATGGGATTGGCCTCATCCATTGGTCTGGGGGTGGCTTTGTGTCGTCCTGATAAAAAAGTCATCATTTTTGACGGCGACGGCAACGTATTGATGTCGATGGGAACGCTGGCGATGATCGCCGCGACGGCGCCTAAAAATCTGGTGCATGTCGTTTTTGATAACCAGGTGTACGAGTCGACGGGCAGTCAACGGTCTCTGTCGGAATCGGTTCCCCTTGAGGAAGTGGCGCGCAGTTGCGGGTACCCGGTGGCGCTCAAAGTGACGGAAAAAGAGGATTTGAAGCCTGCTTTTGAGAAGTTGATGGCAGGCGACGGGCCGAGCTTTTTATTGATCAAGGTGGACCCGGATTTTGATCCCGCAACCGGGCGGGTCACTCACACCCCTGAGGAGATCAAGGCCCGGTTCATGAAAAGCATGAACTGA
- the ppdK gene encoding pyruvate, phosphate dikinase, whose amino-acid sequence MGKKYVYSFGGGEAEGNADMKNLLGGKGANLAEMASLGIAVPPGFTVTTEACNLYFENGHQFPESLWEEILTHLQRLENTLGKKFNDPSALLLVSVRSGARVSMPGMMDTVLNLGLNEETVQGLALQTSDERFALDCYRRFIAMFGNVVLGIDGEKFESILTQKKKLRKIEFDTDLTPQNLQSIIKQFRAVVKKSVKKEFPGDPMAQLKSAIEAVFKSWHTPRAKTYRKLNHIPSDWGTAVTVQAMVFGNMGPSSATGVAFTRNPATGEKKFYGEYMVNAQGEDVVAGTRTPNPITELEKEMPEAYQSLVNIYQKLEAHYRDMQDLEFTIENNQLYMLQTRSGKRTAPAAIKIAMDMMQEGLISKHEALTRVPADQLDQIFHPMIDPAAKKLTVLTKGLGASPGAATGKVVFTPEHAQELAEKKEKVILVRMETSPEDIHGMSVSQGILTAKGGMTSHAAVVARSMGKPCVSGCSDLDVDIKKKSCFIKGVPIKEYETITLDGSTGRVLHGVVPLIRPRLTSNFTRLMSWAGEVRSLKIRANADTPHDAFVARDFGAQGIGLCRTEHMFFDEGRILLVRKMILAEDSRKRAETLKKLLPIQRGDFIQIFKVMRGLPVTIRLLDPPLHEFLPTMPKEINILAKEMQVSQATLNKTISAMKETNPMLGLRGCRLGIMFPEIYRMQVRAIIEAACKLVKNGMKIFPEIMVPLVAHVNEFKRVREMIVEEAEEVLGKAQVELPYKIGTMIELPRAAITADEIAREADFFSFGTNDLTQTAFGLSRDDAGSFLSSYVDQGILERDPFVTVDQAGVGPLVKLAAEKGRSVKPDLHLGVCGEHGGDPASIEFFHTLGLDYVSCSPFRVPTAILAAAQAAIKHR is encoded by the coding sequence ATGGGAAAAAAATACGTTTACTCCTTTGGTGGCGGTGAGGCCGAAGGCAATGCCGATATGAAAAACCTGCTGGGGGGCAAGGGGGCCAACCTGGCCGAAATGGCTTCTCTGGGCATTGCTGTGCCTCCTGGCTTTACGGTCACCACGGAAGCCTGCAATCTTTACTTTGAAAATGGCCATCAATTCCCCGAAAGCCTGTGGGAAGAGATACTGACCCACCTGCAGCGGCTGGAAAATACTCTCGGCAAAAAATTTAATGATCCGTCCGCTCTGCTGTTGGTTTCCGTGCGTTCCGGCGCCCGCGTGTCCATGCCGGGAATGATGGACACGGTGTTGAACCTTGGCTTGAATGAGGAGACTGTACAGGGCCTGGCCCTGCAAACCAGTGACGAGCGCTTCGCTCTCGATTGTTATCGCCGCTTCATTGCCATGTTTGGCAATGTGGTGCTGGGCATCGATGGCGAAAAATTCGAGTCGATTCTCACCCAGAAGAAAAAGCTACGCAAAATTGAGTTTGACACTGACCTGACCCCGCAGAATTTACAATCTATCATCAAGCAATTTCGTGCCGTTGTAAAAAAGAGTGTGAAAAAAGAGTTTCCAGGTGATCCCATGGCGCAATTGAAGAGCGCCATCGAGGCGGTGTTCAAATCCTGGCACACGCCGCGCGCCAAAACTTACCGGAAACTGAATCATATTCCCAGCGACTGGGGGACGGCGGTGACGGTGCAGGCCATGGTGTTTGGCAATATGGGGCCGTCCTCGGCCACGGGGGTGGCGTTCACCCGTAATCCGGCCACGGGAGAAAAGAAGTTTTATGGCGAATATATGGTCAATGCGCAGGGAGAAGATGTGGTGGCCGGGACACGCACCCCGAACCCCATCACCGAACTGGAGAAGGAAATGCCTGAAGCTTATCAGTCCCTGGTCAACATCTACCAGAAACTGGAAGCCCATTACCGGGACATGCAGGATCTGGAGTTCACCATAGAAAATAATCAGTTGTATATGTTGCAGACGCGCTCGGGAAAACGCACCGCACCGGCGGCGATTAAAATTGCCATGGACATGATGCAGGAGGGGTTGATCAGCAAGCACGAAGCGTTGACGCGGGTTCCCGCCGATCAGCTGGATCAGATCTTTCACCCGATGATCGACCCTGCCGCAAAAAAACTCACCGTGCTGACCAAGGGCCTCGGAGCTTCCCCTGGAGCCGCCACCGGCAAGGTGGTGTTCACCCCGGAACACGCCCAGGAGCTGGCCGAAAAAAAGGAAAAAGTTATTCTGGTGCGGATGGAAACCTCGCCCGAAGATATTCACGGCATGAGCGTGTCTCAGGGAATTTTGACCGCCAAGGGAGGCATGACATCGCACGCCGCCGTTGTGGCCCGGTCCATGGGCAAGCCCTGTGTGTCGGGATGTTCGGATCTGGACGTGGATATCAAGAAGAAGAGTTGTTTTATAAAAGGGGTGCCCATAAAAGAATATGAAACCATCACTCTGGATGGCAGCACGGGCCGGGTCCTGCACGGCGTTGTTCCGCTCATTCGTCCCCGCTTGACCAGCAATTTCACCCGACTGATGAGTTGGGCGGGAGAAGTTCGATCTCTTAAAATACGGGCCAATGCCGATACCCCGCATGATGCTTTTGTGGCTCGTGATTTTGGCGCTCAGGGCATCGGTCTGTGCCGGACCGAGCATATGTTTTTTGACGAGGGCAGAATTCTTCTGGTTCGTAAAATGATTCTGGCGGAGGACTCCAGAAAACGGGCGGAAACTCTGAAAAAACTGCTCCCCATTCAACGCGGGGATTTCATACAGATCTTCAAGGTCATGCGCGGGTTGCCGGTGACCATCCGCTTGCTGGACCCGCCCCTGCACGAGTTTTTGCCGACGATGCCCAAGGAAATAAATATTCTGGCCAAGGAAATGCAGGTGTCGCAAGCGACCCTGAACAAGACTATCAGCGCCATGAAAGAGACCAATCCCATGCTGGGTCTTAGAGGCTGCCGGCTGGGGATCATGTTCCCTGAAATTTACAGGATGCAGGTTCGTGCAATTATTGAAGCCGCTTGCAAACTGGTCAAAAATGGCATGAAAATTTTTCCTGAGATCATGGTTCCTCTGGTAGCCCATGTCAACGAATTTAAGAGGGTGCGGGAGATGATCGTTGAAGAGGCCGAGGAGGTCCTTGGAAAAGCTCAGGTGGAATTGCCCTATAAAATAGGAACCATGATCGAATTGCCAAGAGCGGCGATCACCGCCGATGAAATTGCCAGGGAAGCGGATTTTTTCTCCTTCGGGACCAACGACCTGACCCAAACTGCCTTCGGTTTGAGCCGCGACGATGCGGGAAGCTTTCTTTCCTCTTACGTAGATCAGGGAATTCTGGAAAGAGACCCCTTTGTGACGGTCGATCAGGCGGGCGTGGGACCTTTGGTGAAACTCGCCGCTGAAAAAGGGAGGTCCGTCAAGCCAGATTTGCATCTTGGTGTTTGCGGTGAGCATGGCGGAGACCCTGCCTCGATTGAGTTTTTTCATACGTTGGGCCTTGATTACGTCAGTTGCTCTCCTTTTAGGGTTCCCACGGCTATTCTGGCGGCGGCGCAAGCGGCGATCAAGCATCGTTGA
- a CDS encoding NAD(P)-dependent oxidoreductase, whose protein sequence is MNIALTGITGLVGSHLIKQLSQATNGAYKVKALIRETSIVDHLKPFEDVDYIIGSLEDKESLAKLVEDADVVIHLAHFPGPVQTADELVRGNVNGTFDLLEASKKAKVKQFVFMSACTVFGEVLPTVDESHPMDENHPVRPSSLYGAIKSSIESFCFSYFKGRAFDVTILRPVTIYGVRPQIDKSEWFQTVDFLATNYNVDLKGSTKYVSVDAVCQAVEKVLGNPDAAGKIYHLVDGHIHNLDLGQMIVDTIDSFGEVEGIMGEKGVPMSNEVAKALGVEFKGKEGIVEYLKLLHDLQSKYGGERSIQTW, encoded by the coding sequence ATGAATATCGCGCTTACAGGGATCACCGGTTTGGTCGGGTCCCATTTGATAAAACAGTTGTCTCAGGCGACGAATGGAGCGTACAAGGTGAAAGCCCTGATCCGCGAAACCAGCATCGTCGATCATTTGAAGCCCTTCGAGGATGTGGACTACATCATTGGCAGCCTGGAAGACAAGGAGTCGCTCGCTAAACTGGTCGAAGACGCCGATGTGGTGATTCATCTGGCCCACTTTCCGGGGCCGGTGCAGACAGCGGACGAACTGGTTCGAGGCAATGTCAATGGAACCTTCGACCTTTTGGAAGCGTCCAAAAAGGCGAAAGTAAAACAGTTTGTTTTCATGAGCGCCTGCACCGTATTTGGGGAAGTCCTGCCCACCGTGGACGAATCTCATCCCATGGATGAAAATCATCCGGTTCGTCCAAGCAGCCTTTATGGAGCGATTAAATCTTCTATCGAATCGTTCTGTTTCAGTTATTTTAAAGGACGGGCGTTTGATGTGACGATCCTGCGTCCGGTGACCATCTACGGTGTGCGACCGCAGATCGATAAATCCGAATGGTTCCAGACCGTCGATTTCCTGGCCACCAACTATAACGTCGATCTCAAGGGAAGCACGAAGTATGTTTCCGTGGATGCGGTTTGCCAGGCGGTTGAAAAAGTCCTGGGCAACCCGGATGCGGCGGGAAAAATTTACCATCTGGTCGATGGGCACATTCACAACCTTGATCTTGGACAAATGATCGTGGATACAATCGACTCGTTTGGAGAAGTGGAAGGGATCATGGGGGAGAAGGGTGTGCCCATGTCCAACGAAGTGGCGAAAGCCCTGGGGGTCGAATTCAAGGGCAAAGAGGGGATCGTCGAATACCTCAAGTTACTTCATGATCTGCAGTCAAAGTATGGTGGCGAACGGTCCATCCAGACCTGGTAA
- a CDS encoding ABC transporter transmembrane domain-containing protein has product MKDFGKILKYARPYKKSIIFAFICLLLTSVVNLVLPLIVRNMINTVIVLKDNLVLNALTRDLVLIILFQAAFAVTHNYIFGFVGHRMTTDFRIEFFSHIQSLSLRFFHNRRVGEILSRMSSDITVIQSALVSIPVAIFRQSITLLGGLMIIFYLNWKLTGLILLVLPPLMLFARIFGKRLRVFSEKVQDKLAKATVVLEEGVSSIKVVKSFAREAFEKKRFENEIETAFEESVRKVKISSFFGPFILGLTFLVSALLIWYGGNQVMQGTTTPGELAAFFLYALIIAGPIGTFVRIYTQIQEALGAVRRVYEILDTQPDIKSPENPVALPRIEGKIQYENVTFGYREEAPVLKNVSFEILPGETAALVGPTGAGKSTLIQLLHRFFDPDQGCVKLDGHDIRQLDLKNFLEQIALVPQETLLFGGSIRENILYGKLDATEEELVDAAKSANAHEFILKQENGYDTLVGEKGVKLSGGERQRIAIARALLKNPRILVLDEATSALDNRSEALIQEAMERLMAGRTTLIIAHRLSTVRNVDKIIVLDKGRVVEVGRHNELLENESLYYDLFTTKMLEIEST; this is encoded by the coding sequence ATGAAAGATTTTGGCAAAATATTAAAATACGCACGGCCCTATAAAAAGAGCATCATTTTTGCTTTTATTTGCCTGCTTCTCACCTCCGTGGTCAATCTCGTTTTACCGCTGATCGTCCGCAATATGATCAATACGGTCATTGTGCTCAAAGACAACCTGGTATTGAACGCGCTCACCCGCGACCTGGTCCTCATCATCTTATTTCAGGCGGCCTTTGCGGTGACGCATAACTATATCTTCGGGTTCGTGGGGCACCGGATGACCACCGATTTTCGCATCGAATTTTTTTCCCACATCCAGTCGCTTTCTTTGCGATTTTTCCACAACCGCCGGGTTGGGGAAATTTTGTCGCGCATGAGCAGTGATATCACCGTCATTCAAAGTGCGCTGGTTTCCATTCCCGTGGCAATTTTCCGGCAGAGCATCACTCTGCTCGGTGGGTTGATGATCATTTTTTATTTGAATTGGAAGTTGACCGGGCTGATTCTTTTGGTGCTTCCGCCGCTCATGCTATTTGCCCGGATTTTTGGCAAGCGCCTTAGAGTATTCTCGGAAAAAGTGCAGGACAAGCTGGCAAAAGCGACCGTGGTGCTTGAGGAAGGCGTGTCTTCCATCAAGGTGGTTAAATCGTTTGCCAGGGAAGCCTTTGAGAAAAAAAGATTTGAAAACGAGATCGAGACGGCTTTTGAGGAATCGGTGCGTAAGGTGAAGATATCCTCTTTTTTCGGTCCTTTCATTCTTGGTCTCACCTTTTTGGTTTCGGCCCTGTTGATCTGGTATGGCGGCAATCAGGTCATGCAGGGAACCACCACGCCGGGTGAATTGGCGGCGTTTTTCCTCTACGCGCTGATTATTGCCGGTCCAATCGGAACGTTTGTGCGGATTTACACGCAGATTCAGGAAGCTCTGGGCGCGGTCCGGCGTGTCTATGAAATTCTGGACACCCAGCCGGACATCAAGAGCCCTGAAAACCCGGTGGCACTTCCCAGGATCGAGGGCAAGATTCAATACGAAAACGTTACCTTTGGTTATCGTGAAGAAGCCCCTGTCCTGAAAAATGTGAGCTTTGAAATCCTGCCCGGTGAAACCGCCGCTCTGGTGGGGCCAACCGGCGCAGGGAAATCGACCCTCATTCAATTGTTGCACCGGTTTTTTGATCCCGATCAGGGGTGCGTCAAGCTGGATGGGCACGACATCCGCCAACTGGACCTGAAAAATTTCCTTGAGCAGATTGCTTTGGTTCCGCAAGAGACGCTTTTATTTGGCGGCTCCATCCGGGAAAATATTTTGTACGGCAAACTCGACGCCACAGAGGAGGAACTGGTGGACGCGGCAAAGTCAGCGAACGCGCACGAGTTCATCCTGAAACAGGAAAACGGCTATGACACGCTGGTCGGGGAAAAGGGGGTCAAGCTATCAGGCGGGGAACGGCAAAGGATCGCCATCGCCCGGGCGCTGTTGAAAAACCCCCGCATCCTGGTGCTGGATGAAGCCACCTCGGCTTTGGACAACCGTTCGGAAGCGCTGATTCAGGAAGCGATGGAGCGGCTGATGGCCGGTCGTACGACGCTCATCATCGCGCATCGCCTGAGTACCGTCCGCAATGTGGACAAGATCATCGTCTTAGATAAGGGCCGGGTGGTGGAGGTCGGCAGGCACAACGAATTGCTGGAAAACGAGAGTCTTTATTACGACCTTTTCACCACGAAAATGCTGGAAATTGAGTCCACATAA
- the glyS gene encoding glycine--tRNA ligase subunit beta, protein MSEFFLEIGTEEIPSGYIEPALDSMRRELKAFFEKNHIPAQSPQILGTPRRLVVAFAHVEPRQEDVVETHLGPNVKAAYDADGNPTKAASGFARGKGMDVSDLTVEMTAKGEVLCARIEKKGQPTSDLLNAFLPQLIGNIHFPKKMRWGGKKVAFARPIHWIAALLGEKPLDFEFGGIPSGEVSYGHRFLKPAAFPVKNLATYLQECEKHFLAVEPEARKKLIAEQAQALAEKVGGVVEEDSKLLNQVACLVEYPVAILGDYDPEYLKLPKELLVMTMKYHQKYFPVSGPTGELMPHFITISNMIGDGGAEIKKGNERVLKARLEDARFFFEEDRKRTLEDFVEELKGVVFQKKLGTTYEKMTRFSALAVNLAEKVCPDKKKHAERAAWLCKADLVSQMVYEFPELQGIMGGYYAAAAGEAAEVVQAIKEHYRPAFAGDRLPDTAVGAVVAIGDKLDTILGCIGVGLIPTGSEDPYGLRRHALGIIQIVLAKGWQFSFNALIDAGVKLLAQKIKLQPEEIRQHTLDLFSQRYKSLLTEEEHSYDAIDAILSTGIDSLVDVKQKVIAFSNLKSLPHFEPLAIAFRRIVSILNEEAPGEIQTDLLADPAEKELYAQYLRVKDPVQQCIEDKDFAQALEKIVEIKGAVDDFFDQVMVMVEEDALRKNRLHLLYGISRLFANIADFSKIVLKRA, encoded by the coding sequence ATGTCAGAATTTTTTTTGGAAATCGGTACGGAAGAAATCCCGTCCGGTTATATTGAACCCGCCCTGGACTCCATGCGTCGGGAATTGAAGGCTTTTTTCGAAAAAAATCATATTCCGGCTCAATCGCCGCAAATCCTGGGCACTCCCAGGCGCCTGGTTGTCGCCTTTGCCCATGTGGAACCCAGGCAGGAAGACGTTGTCGAAACCCATCTTGGCCCTAATGTGAAAGCGGCCTACGATGCAGATGGGAACCCGACCAAGGCGGCTTCAGGATTTGCGCGCGGCAAGGGAATGGACGTTTCCGATCTCACCGTCGAGATGACCGCCAAAGGTGAAGTGCTGTGCGCGCGTATCGAAAAAAAAGGCCAACCGACGTCAGACCTTTTGAATGCCTTTCTTCCCCAGTTGATCGGGAATATACATTTCCCCAAGAAAATGCGCTGGGGGGGCAAAAAGGTTGCCTTTGCCCGTCCCATCCACTGGATCGCCGCTTTGTTGGGAGAAAAACCTCTGGATTTTGAGTTCGGCGGTATTCCAAGTGGAGAGGTCTCTTACGGTCATCGTTTTCTCAAGCCCGCCGCCTTTCCGGTAAAAAACCTTGCGACTTATCTGCAAGAATGCGAGAAACATTTTTTGGCGGTTGAACCGGAAGCCCGCAAAAAACTAATAGCGGAACAGGCTCAAGCCCTGGCTGAAAAGGTCGGAGGGGTCGTTGAAGAGGATTCTAAATTACTCAATCAAGTGGCTTGTCTTGTGGAATATCCTGTGGCCATTTTGGGAGACTACGACCCGGAATACCTCAAGCTTCCCAAAGAACTGCTGGTGATGACCATGAAATATCACCAGAAGTATTTTCCGGTCAGCGGCCCGACAGGGGAATTGATGCCCCACTTCATTACCATCAGCAATATGATCGGCGATGGCGGCGCCGAGATCAAAAAAGGCAACGAGCGGGTATTGAAAGCTCGTTTGGAGGATGCCAGGTTTTTCTTTGAAGAAGACCGGAAAAGAACATTAGAGGATTTTGTTGAAGAACTGAAAGGCGTTGTTTTTCAGAAAAAACTCGGCACCACTTACGAGAAAATGACGCGGTTTTCTGCATTGGCCGTGAACCTGGCGGAAAAAGTCTGCCCTGATAAGAAAAAGCACGCAGAACGCGCCGCCTGGCTTTGCAAGGCGGATCTCGTCAGTCAAATGGTTTACGAGTTTCCCGAATTGCAGGGAATCATGGGCGGTTATTATGCGGCGGCTGCAGGAGAAGCCGCCGAAGTTGTCCAGGCGATCAAGGAACATTATCGACCGGCTTTTGCAGGCGACAGGCTTCCAGACACCGCCGTGGGCGCGGTTGTGGCCATCGGTGACAAGCTGGACACCATTCTGGGGTGCATTGGGGTCGGGTTGATCCCGACAGGATCGGAAGATCCTTATGGTCTGCGCCGTCACGCCCTGGGAATCATTCAGATCGTGCTCGCCAAGGGCTGGCAGTTTTCATTCAACGCATTGATCGATGCGGGGGTGAAGCTTCTGGCGCAAAAAATCAAACTGCAACCTGAGGAGATCCGCCAGCACACCCTCGACCTTTTTTCCCAGCGCTACAAAAGCCTGCTCACGGAGGAGGAGCATTCCTACGATGCAATCGATGCGATTTTGTCCACGGGGATCGATTCTCTGGTCGATGTCAAACAAAAGGTCATCGCTTTTTCCAACTTGAAAAGCCTTCCCCATTTTGAGCCGCTGGCCATTGCTTTCAGGCGAATTGTGAGTATTTTGAACGAAGAGGCTCCGGGAGAAATTCAAACCGACCTTTTGGCCGACCCGGCGGAAAAGGAACTTTATGCCCAATACCTCAGGGTCAAAGATCCGGTACAGCAATGTATCGAGGACAAGGACTTTGCCCAGGCGTTGGAAAAAATCGTTGAGATCAAGGGCGCGGTGGATGATTTCTTCGATCAGGTCATGGTAATGGTTGAAGAAGACGCGCTGAGGAAAAATCGTCTTCACCTCCTGTATGGTATCTCCCGCCTGTTTGCCAATATTGCCGACTTCTCCAAGATCGTGCTTAAAAGGGCTTGA
- a CDS encoding thiamine pyrophosphate-binding protein: MLNSESFVAQLKKKGFNFFTGVPCSLLSGVISCLEETEDVSYIPAVREDAAVGLCAGAHMAGSKPVLLMQNSGLGYCLNAFTSLNLIYKIPTLVVMSWRGCGGKDAPEHIIMGEINEDLLRTAGMDYAILTQENHEEVLAQAEQNIKAELPFTLLVKKGIFDERH, encoded by the coding sequence ATGCTGAATTCCGAAAGCTTTGTCGCCCAACTCAAGAAAAAAGGCTTTAATTTTTTTACCGGCGTTCCCTGTTCTCTGCTTTCAGGCGTGATTTCCTGTCTGGAGGAAACCGAAGACGTGTCTTATATTCCGGCGGTGCGCGAAGATGCGGCGGTCGGCCTTTGTGCCGGCGCTCACATGGCAGGTTCCAAGCCTGTGCTTTTGATGCAGAATTCCGGCCTCGGTTATTGTTTGAATGCGTTCACCTCTTTGAACCTCATTTACAAAATTCCCACTCTGGTGGTCATGAGCTGGCGGGGGTGCGGCGGCAAAGACGCCCCGGAGCATATTATTATGGGTGAAATCAATGAAGACCTTCTGAGAACCGCCGGAATGGATTACGCCATCCTTACCCAGGAAAACCATGAAGAAGTTTTAGCGCAGGCCGAGCAGAACATAAAAGCCGAACTGCCTTTCACGCTTCTGGTGAAAAAAGGAATTTTCGATGAAAGGCACTGA
- a CDS encoding flagellar protein FlaG, which yields MDSEAINPTKGADIRPTKTPASSGKPVVSAPVQKAKPIPDDTVSLSPAAKEALKTSAPTSTPVEGPKNDTVGPNSDNSRKIQVTDRNEVILKIVDNQTREVVKQIPSEEEVGLKRALRDNAENTAKENNPTEELI from the coding sequence ATGGACAGCGAAGCAATTAATCCCACGAAAGGGGCCGATATTCGGCCCACCAAGACACCTGCATCTTCGGGGAAACCTGTGGTTTCCGCGCCTGTGCAAAAGGCAAAACCGATTCCTGACGACACCGTGTCCTTGTCCCCTGCCGCCAAAGAGGCTCTGAAAACCTCGGCACCAACATCGACACCAGTTGAAGGCCCGAAAAACGATACCGTCGGCCCCAATTCAGATAACAGTCGAAAAATTCAGGTGACTGACCGCAATGAGGTGATATTAAAAATTGTCGACAACCAAACCAGGGAAGTGGTCAAGCAAATCCCATCAGAAGAAGAAGTTGGCTTGAAAAGAGCTCTTCGCGACAACGCTGAGAATACTGCTAAGGAGAATAACCCAACGGAAGAACTGATTTAA